In the Chitinivibrionales bacterium genome, AGGATAAGCCGGTAGAGTCCCCAGAGCGCATAGACTTCGAGGTTGTCCCAGCAGGTATTGGCGAACGTTTTCTGCGGGCCTGGATTTTCTTTAACAAACCATCCGCCGTCAAAACCGCCTTTTTTATAGTATGCGGAATCTCCTTTGCTGCCCACCGAACGATCGTAGAGGAGATCGTTTTTATAGGTGGTTTCACCGGTAGCCCACCAGAGCCCGAGAGCCGCCAGCGCGAGTTCATCATAGGTCATTCCTCCCCCGTGCATGGCCGCGCTGTATGACGCAGCGGGGTTTGCTTTGCCGTAATCGTAGAGCTTTTTGGCGACCTCGATACATTGTGCAGCATAGATTGCATCGTAGGGTTCATAAAGCTTGCCCACAAATGCACATCCGGCAGCCATCGAGCCGGCGGTATTGCCGCCAAGGCCGTGAGCAGTCGGACGGGGCGGGCCGCCGCGGCCGGGAGGGACGCCGTCCTGATACTCGGGACGGCCCCACCATTGATGGTCCGGGCCGTAACCACCGATTTCGGTCTGCATGGAGGCCACGCTTCCACCCGCGGCATCATAGGAGTTCAGCACAAAATCGGTCCCGATTTTTGCTTCATATAGAACATCGGGGATGCCATCGGTATTCACCGTGTGCGCATGATTTTTTCCATACCGGTCGGTGTCCCGGTCGGGCAACGCGGCTGCACAGAGACCCAGCACCGCCATAGTGTAGCCCATCGACTGGGGAACCTTGATATGATCGCCGGCATCATGCCAGCCACCGGTCACCGCATCCTTGAGATGACACCCCGGATGAAACCACGAGCCGGTAGGACCGCACCGGGCTACTCCGTAAAATTTGAGCAGAGCATCTTTTACCATGCCGTACACCGATCGATGGATTATAAAAGGTACGGAGATATCATCGCCCACCTTGATTTTATAGGAACCTTCAGGAAGATCGGGGATATGGCCTTCGTACACAGTCCCGGAGATTTCATCGCTTTGAATGCTGTATTTCACCGCACCGCCCGATATCAGTTGCGCCTTATGGTAACACTGTATTTCAAGGGAGCCCGAAGAGCTTTGACCGGTAGTGGTGAGTGTTCCTGAAGCAACTTTTTCATCGGTAGCAGCATCGAGCACATCAAAAGAAGCCCCGCTGCCGCCGACATAATAGAACAGTTTTTCATCATCGGGACGGTACCCCGCCTGATTGACCAATACCCGGCCGATTTGTAAGGTGATTGAATCACGGCTGAGCTGCGGCGTTGTGTCCGGAAGCGGATTGGCGATCGGTGCGTAGGGAAACGGGTCGGCTGTGCAGGGAAATGCAGCGATAAACGATGCAATCAGTGCCACGATAGCTGCATATTTGCCGATACGAGGAATAGGGGAATAACACCCAAAAGGCGAAAGATGTATAAAATCCCGCCGGATCTCTTTTACGCAAAGGGCTGTCATATATGGTTAGTGGAAAGGGGAGCGGAAGGGGTTCAGGAGAAGAATGAACGCACGAGATTACGAGCGCAGGAACATGCCGGTAATGCCGGCATGCGTGGGCTGAGTGGAAAGCATTGAGCGATTTTTTATTGCAGTTGAGATGAAGGTTATAGTTTAAAAACCATTATGTGCAAAAAACGGTGTTTTCCTTGGGGTTTTCAGGCTCGTAGTTTCTAAGGTAAAAATCAAATGTTTTTTCATTTTTTTTCAACAACCGCCGCCATTGCCTGTGCGAGTATCTCCCCGACACTCTGCGGCATGGCATTGATTTGCGCATGATCTGTACAAATATTACTTTTAATATGCGTGAGAGAAGGAATGACCCCGCTCTTGTGAACACCGTTCACTTGGGGCTCCTTTCTCTCCTTTTCTCTCCTTGTTTTTGTCTGTCTCCTGGATATAGGTGCTTTTTCGTCCCTGCTCTGATAGCGCCGGTGCTTGTCCTCCTTCTTTTTGCTTGTAGATATCCTCTTAATCTTTCTGTTTTTTTCATCAACCACAGGATCAAACGGCTTATTGGTTTTAAGCATTCCATAGATAATTCGCAAGATTTTATGCATACAGACACCAAGCGCTGCCATTCGAGGCATACCGCTATCAATGCATCGATTATACAGCTCTTTTATAACAGGATTATACTGAGTTGCCGAAAATGAAACCATGAAAAGAACTGCCCGCGGCCGAGCATGACCTTGCTTGCTGATGTGATAGCCCCAGCTTCCATCGCCACTTTGTTTATAAGCCGGATTCAGTCCAAAATAGGAAACAAGATGCTTCACGGTTGGGAAGCGTGCGACCGAGACTATATATATCAGCAAACCCAATGCGGAATAAGTACCTATTCCCGTAAAACTGCTGAGCAAATCAACCTCTGGCAAGTTACAAGTTTTTTCCAAATGATGTTTGTGTCTTTCTATCGATTCTGTAAGATTCTTTATCTGAATCACCGTTTCTCGCACCATAAACTCACTTGTTTCATCGATATGCGAGGCAACGGATTTTTTTGTTTCTTCGATAATTGTCTGGGCTTTGGCAATTGTCACCGATGGAATGCTCGTCAGTTTTTTTATCCGGGCATTAGCAAGCTTGCTGGCTGTGGGATAAGCGCTCAGAACCTCAAATACCCATTGAGGAACTCCATGCTTACAGTAACGGATAAGTTCTGGATGCGACAAATACATAAGAGATTCCAGATTGTTCAGAAGTTGAGAGCGCTGTTTTACGAGCAACTGTGTTGTATTCCATTGTCTTCGCATGCTCTGAAAAGCCATATCCTCATTATAGCACACTTTTTCGGGATAAGAGATCATATACGAGGCGATGTTGTGAGCTGCAATCGGATCGGTAATGTTGCTTTTCATGGTAGCCTCATGATGTTTTTTGACCCCCAACGGATTAAGCCGGGCAACCTTCAAAGGATATACCTCATGAAGTCTTACCAAAAGACTGTACCAGTTGTTTTCATATCCACCGGTACTCTCTACACCAAAATTGATCGTTGCACCTTTATGGCGCCGGAAAAAACTACTCAGAAATTCGGACAAAGCACCATGCCCTTCAAATGTATCGTCGAGTTGAAACGGCGCCTCGACGATTCGTTTTTGTTTGTCCAGGATTACAAAGTCCGCATATCCTTTGCTGACGTCGCACCCCATGAAATAATCTGTCATGCGCACTCCTTGAATGAAGTAAAACAGTACCAGTCAACGGCGTAAAAAAATGGACAGGCAAAATCACCCTTGTGTAATGCGGTCTCTCGGACCAAGTTTCTAACCGATCTTAGTCTGGCCGGAAGGGAGAAACTACGAGACGGGTTCAGGACCCAAGAGCCGAGCCTCCTCTTCACGCCAAGCTTAATATGCTTTATCACTGTCCAGGAATGCATGGGTTTTTTGAATGCTATTATTTTATACAGAGTTATCAACATTTCAACACTTATCCACAAAGAAGAAAGAAAAAGTAGCAAAAAGAAAGAAGAAATTACCAATACCATTTATATATATCACAAAAGAATTAATATACAAGAGCCGGTATGTCTGTAGAAAAAACAAGAGAAAAACCCTCCTTGAATGATAAATATATTCGAATGAAATTGGAATACTATCATAATCATTAATATTTAGATCAAGAGGGCACTTAGATTTAGCAGAAATTATAGAGGTGCTTATGATAAAAAATGAAATAAAATGTTTTTTCATGTTCTTTTGCTTTCCCGCCGGCTATAATATATTCTCTCTACCATTCAGCATAAAAAAACTTGTGCATAACTCCACATAGTCTGCAACCCATACCCTTCATTTACAGTAACCTCAAAGTGCCGGATATATTCTTATGGGAACATAGTGTGAATATTTCCGTGATTTCTTGCGAGCTGTTGAATTAAAATGAGTTGCGTAGGCCCGACCCGGATTATCTTTTCGAGCAAAATGCAAAAAGAATAATGTACGCTCAGCATCGAATTTGTACGCTCAGCATCAAATATTAACGCTCAAGTGAGAATTGCAAACGCATTAGATGGGGTTTCGAACGGTTCGAACGGGTTCGGACCACGTTTAACTCACTGAAAGCAAACAAATAACAACGAAAAACCTCAAAAATGCAACCTCTCCGAGTTAGAAGAAAGAAAACCCTGTCCTGTCGCAGAGGCTATTTACAAGCAAAAACATGGGGCACAATTTCTTCCTATGCCGGTCTGCCGGCATAGCATATAATCAAGCATTTTCCTACCAGGGTTTAAGGGCATGGAATGCCCTTCCATATGCTTCTATTTAAATGCTATTATTCCAACCGGCTGCAAGGCAATCTGCTCACCCCGGAAGATGTGCTTCCGGTGTGTTTTGTGCTGATGGCAAATGAATTCGCATAATCAGTGGTTGCTGATGTGCATTTTCCTGATCCCTTTTTTCATTCCATCAGGCAGAAGGATTATCGGGGTTGACGGGAGCCCGTGAATGTTTTTGTATATGGCTGGTACCATTTTACCGTTGATCGAGAACGCCCGCAAGCACTGATTATTCCTGATACGAAAAGATAATCCGTTTTCCCGAGATTCGGGGTAAGAACCATCGAGCACAACCGCACTTTCGCCGGTGTCAACCGGCGCAAGTTTCGAGATAATGTATCCCAGTGCGCCCACC is a window encoding:
- a CDS encoding IS110 family transposase is translated as MTDYFMGCDVSKGYADFVILDKQKRIVEAPFQLDDTFEGHGALSEFLSSFFRRHKGATINFGVESTGGYENNWYSLLVRLHEVYPLKVARLNPLGVKKHHEATMKSNITDPIAAHNIASYMISYPEKVCYNEDMAFQSMRRQWNTTQLLVKQRSQLLNNLESLMYLSHPELIRYCKHGVPQWVFEVLSAYPTASKLANARIKKLTSIPSVTIAKAQTIIEETKKSVASHIDETSEFMVRETVIQIKNLTESIERHKHHLEKTCNLPEVDLLSSFTGIGTYSALGLLIYIVSVARFPTVKHLVSYFGLNPAYKQSGDGSWGYHISKQGHARPRAVLFMVSFSATQYNPVIKELYNRCIDSGMPRMAALGVCMHKILRIIYGMLKTNKPFDPVVDEKNRKIKRISTSKKKEDKHRRYQSRDEKAPISRRQTKTRREKERKEPQVNGVHKSGVIPSLTHIKSNICTDHAQINAMPQSVGEILAQAMAAVVEKK